The DNA sequence AGCAGGTCGTCCCGGCCCGGGTCGAGCGCGGCCGCAAGCCTCGGCAGGTCGAACGCCCCCGGCAGCCTGTGGTCCAGCAGGCCCTGGTTGACACCTCGTTGGAGGTAGCCCTCGAACAGGTCGCGGTGCCGGCGCCGAAGCTGGTCCGGGTCGGCGCAGAACGCCGCGCCGGACTCCGCCGGTCGGGCGAGCACCTTCTTGTACAGGGTCTTCACCAGCAGCCGGCTGGCGATCGTGTCGAAGGCCGGGTCCTCCTTGACGTTCTGCAGGGCGACCTGGATGACGGACTCGTCGAGCTGCTCGCTGGTGATCCGGTCGAACAGGGTGATCTCCAGCTCGGACTGGATCTGGGTGGCACGGGTGACGGCGTCATCGAGACCGCGGGCGGCCTCCTCGATCGAGCGGGCGACCTGGTAGCCGTCGTAGGGCTCGATGCTGCCGTCACGCTTGACGACGCTGACGTCCGCCGGGGTGATCGTTGGATGGTGGTGGGTGGGCTCTGACTGCATGGGACATCCCTCGTGTCGCACTGACTGGTGCAGCCCGTGGTCTCTGGGAGGCAGGGAGGACCGACCGCCGAGACGGCGCGGCACGTCCCCTGGCTCTCCCACGGAGCCGCGGACCATCTCCCGACTCTGCGCGGGAGATGCGCTGGCAGGTCTTCGGACTCGCGAGCAGCCGATCGGGCTCGGCCGGGGATGATCACCGGTCGGGGCCGTCTCGGTGGCCTACTGGTCGTCGCTTCCCAGGTGTTCCCAGTGCATCTGACGACGTTCGTTCTCGCTCACCGCTGCGGGGCAGTTCCGGTCTCGCACCGGATTCCCTCTTGCGACACCCGCTCTGGCTGAGCGGATGAACCAGCTGCAAGACCACCATATATGGAAATGACACGAATGTAACTACCTAGATCTAGTGGTTCTGGATCCAGGTCCACGAAACTGCCCTGGGAAAGGAGGCTCCCTAGGTCATCCACCGCTATCGTCAGACGGTGAGCACCACGAAGCAGGAACCGCTGACCGGCTCGTCGGCCGAGTCGTCGCAGGACAGCAGCATGCTGACAGTGGTGATCGCCTTCGGCGCCAACCTGCTGATCGCGATCGCCAAGTCGGTGGCGGCCTTCCTGACCGGGTCGGCGTCCATGCTGGCCGAGGCGGCCCACTCCTGGGCTGACACCGGCAACGAGGTCTTACTGCTGGTCGCTGAGCGCAAGGGCGACCGCGGGCGGGACACCAAGCACCCGCTCGGCTACGGCCGAGAGTCCTACGTGTGGTCGATGATCGCCGCCTTCGGGCTGTTCACCGCCGGAGCAGTGGTGTCGATCATGCACGGCGTCCAGGCGCTGGTGGCGCCGGAGCCGGCGACGGACTACACGATCAACTACATCATTCTCGCGATCGCCTTCGTGCTGGAGGGCGTCTCGTTCACCCAGGCGTTCCTCCAGTCCCGCAAGTCGGCCCGCGCCCTCGACCGCGAGCTGCTGTCGCATGTGATGAAGACCTCCAACCCGACACTGCGAGCGGTGTTCTTCGAGGACTCGGCGGCGTTGCTCGGGCTGCTGATCGCCGCCGCCGGAATCGGCCTGCACCAGCTCACCGGCTCACCGGTGCCCGACGCCATCGGGTCGATCCTGGTCGGCCTCCTGCTGGGCGTGGTGGCTGTCGTCCTGATCGACCGGAACCGGCGTTTCCTGGTGGGACAGGCGGTCACGCCGGGCCTGCGGAGCCGGGTGCTGTCGCGGCTGCTGCAGCTCGACGAGATCGAGCGCATCACCTACCTGCACCTTGAGTTCGTCGGACCGAGCCGGGTCTTCCTGGTGGCTGCGGTGGACATGACCGGCGACGACGCCGAGCACGACCTGGCCGTCAGGCTGCGGGCGGTCGAGCGGGCGCTGGAGAAGGACGAGTTCGTCGAGGAGGCGGTACTGACACTGGCCACCGCGGATGAGCCCTCGTTGAGCTGAGCTCACCCGCGGTGGCCGGAGTCGTCCGTCCGAGGAGCCGTGGGACCTGACCGGGTGTCAGCGCGGGCCGCCGACCTCGATCACACCCTTCTGCACCGCCTTCGTCACCGCGTCCGCCTCGGCCCGGGTCAGCGTCCCGGCCTTGACCGCCGCGTCGAGCCTGCTCTTGAGTGCCGCGGCGCGCTCGGCCTGGGCGGCGGTCCGGATCTGGTCCAGTGCCGCCTTCACCTTGGCCTCGGGGATGCCGAGCTTCGCGGCCAGCTGCTTGGCCAGTGCAGCGTCGCGCGCCGCCGGTGTCGGGCGGTCGGTGCCGGCCGACGGCGGGGCGGTCGGCCTGTTCTCGTCCCTGATGGCCCGCAGTGCGGCGGTCACCTTGGCCTCGGTGACGCCGAGCTTGTCGGCCAGGCTCCTGGCGAGGTCATCCTGACGCTGCCCGTGCTCGCCGTGGAACCGGCCCGGCCGGTCGGTCCGGCGGTCGGGAGCGGCGCTGGATGACGATGTCGCTGACGGGGTGGTGGTCGGGTCGGCCGAGGCGAGGCCGGCCACGCCGATGCCGGCACCGAGGGCCAGCAGGCCTCCGGTGATGGCGGCTGCTGTGGTCTTCTTTGATCGCATCATGTGGGCAACTGTGCCGGTCGATCCTGGCGCCCCGCTGGTGGCAACCTGGCAGGAACCTGTGGATCGCTATCCGAGCACGATCTCGGCGGCGGCGGCGATGTCCTCGACACAGTGGATGCTCGCCGCCATCGGGCGCCGATGGCCCAGCCGTTGCAGCAGCGGCCAGGCCGGGAACTCCTCGGTCCAGTAGTCGCGACCCACCAGCACCATCGGGGTGACCTGGGTGTCGTCGGCGGCGTAGAAGTTCTCCGTGACGGCCTGGAATATCTCCTGGACGGTGCCGGCCGCTCCCGGCAGATAGATGATGCCGCCACCGCACCGCTGCAGCAGGCTGTCCTCGCGGAGCGCGTTGGTGAAGTACTTGGCGATCCTGGTGGCGAACGGGTTCGACGGTTCGTGCCCGTAGAACCAGGTGGGGATACCGATACTGGAGCCGGCCCGCGCCAGCGGCCAGCGGTCCCGGACCCGGAAGGCCTGGGCCGCCCAGGCGTCCACCCGTGGCCGGTAGCTGGGGATCTCGGCCAGGATGCCGAGCGCCTCGTCCAGCCGATCCGGCCAGGGGCTCAGGTAGGCGCCGAAGTTGGCGGCCTCCATCGCTCCGGGACCGCCGCCGGTGACGACGGTCTTGCCGGCCGTCGCCAGCCGGCAACCGAGCTGGGCCGCCAGTCGGTAGTCGGCACCGTCCCGCAGCAGGGTGTGGCCACCCATCACCCCGACGGCGTCGCCGGCCGGGATCCTGGCCATCTCCTCGTCCAGGGCGTCGGTGATCGCATGGTCATGGAGGGCGGCGGCCAGGGTCCGGTCCAGGGTGTGCTGGCCCGACTGGGACCAGGCGTAGATGGCCGCGTCGACGCTCTCGGCGTACGGGCCGCCGCCGTACAGCTCGGCGGCGTCGTACAGTCCCGGCCGGTACGGGTCGAACGGCAGGTCGGGAAGCCGGGGGAACAGCATGGCCCCGCGGGTGCGGAGGTCGACCGCCTGCGCATCGCTCAACTCGCAGCCGAGGAAGACCGCTCCGTGCGGGTCGACGGCCCGCAGCTCGGCCACCCGGCCCGTCAGGTCGACCGACTGGATGAACCAGCCATGGAGCGACCGGGTGGCCGCCAGGTGCGCGTCGAAGTCGGCCAGCGACTCGATCTCCAGTGTCCGCCGTGTCATGGTGGCTGTGAGTCTAGAAGGCGGCCCCCGGCAGAGAGGCGGCGCACGGGCGCGGCCGTAGCCTGTCGAGTGCGACCCGCACCTGCGAGGATGTGCGGGTGCGTGACGTCGTCATATTGGGAAGCACCGGATCGATCGGCACCCAGGCCCTGGAGGTGATCTCCGCTCAGCCGGAGTCGTTCCGGGTGGTCGGGCTGGCTGCCGGCGGCGGCAACATCGAGCTGCTGGCCCGGCAGGTGCTCGACACCGGGGCCCGGCTGGTGGCGGTGACCCGGGCGTCGGCGGTGCAGGACCTGCAGCTGGCGTTGTACGCCGAGGCCAGCAAGCGCGGCTGGTCGTCGGGCGAGGTGATGCTGCCCAGGATCGTGGCCGGACCGGACGCTGCCGCGCAAGCCGCCGGCCATCCCTGCGACGTGGTGCTCAACGGCATCACCGGCTCGGCCGGGCTGGAGCCCACGCTGGCCGCCCTGCGGAGCGGCGCCCGGCTGGCGCTGGCCAACAAGGAGTCGTTGGTGATCGGTGGCACGCTGGTCACCGGTGCGGCCGCCGA is a window from the Microlunatus panaciterrae genome containing:
- a CDS encoding cation diffusion facilitator family transporter, with protein sequence MSTTKQEPLTGSSAESSQDSSMLTVVIAFGANLLIAIAKSVAAFLTGSASMLAEAAHSWADTGNEVLLLVAERKGDRGRDTKHPLGYGRESYVWSMIAAFGLFTAGAVVSIMHGVQALVAPEPATDYTINYIILAIAFVLEGVSFTQAFLQSRKSARALDRELLSHVMKTSNPTLRAVFFEDSAALLGLLIAAAGIGLHQLTGSPVPDAIGSILVGLLLGVVAVVLIDRNRRFLVGQAVTPGLRSRVLSRLLQLDEIERITYLHLEFVGPSRVFLVAAVDMTGDDAEHDLAVRLRAVERALEKDEFVEEAVLTLATADEPSLS
- a CDS encoding LOG family protein, with product MTRRTLEIESLADFDAHLAATRSLHGWFIQSVDLTGRVAELRAVDPHGAVFLGCELSDAQAVDLRTRGAMLFPRLPDLPFDPYRPGLYDAAELYGGGPYAESVDAAIYAWSQSGQHTLDRTLAAALHDHAITDALDEEMARIPAGDAVGVMGGHTLLRDGADYRLAAQLGCRLATAGKTVVTGGGPGAMEAANFGAYLSPWPDRLDEALGILAEIPSYRPRVDAWAAQAFRVRDRWPLARAGSSIGIPTWFYGHEPSNPFATRIAKYFTNALREDSLLQRCGGGIIYLPGAAGTVQEIFQAVTENFYAADDTQVTPMVLVGRDYWTEEFPAWPLLQRLGHRRPMAASIHCVEDIAAAAEIVLG